A single region of the Anser cygnoides isolate HZ-2024a breed goose chromosome W, Taihu_goose_T2T_genome, whole genome shotgun sequence genome encodes:
- the LOC136788531 gene encoding uncharacterized protein codes for MTPPSTPKCPHAPAPEPPKSLPPAPHPEPPPSPHPKPPAPTPSPPAPPIPSGPPIPPVPPPPKLPFPPPPPPNPPFSPTPPPQIPPSPPNPPTPNPPITPNPPNPPTPPNTPLPPSPPFNPAPIPQIPPRPPKPSKPPAPPPQIPSDPSQPPSFAPTPQPPHPKSPPAPLQPPSPPTPNPPSSPRPPQPPHPKSPPTPSPPSPQMPPAPQPPLPQGPQYPFVPPQPPTPNLPPAPLTPQAPPPP; via the exons ATGACGcccccaagcaccccaaaatgcccccatg CCCCCGCACCtgagccccccaaatccctgccccccgccccccaccctgagccccccccaagcccccaccccaaaccccctgcgcccaccccct cccccccagcccccccaatcccctccggccccccaatccccccagtgcccccaccccccaaactcccatttccccccccacctccccccaatcccccgttttccccaacccccccaccccaaatcccccccagccccccaaatccccccaccccaaatccccccataacccccaaccccccaaatcccccgacgccccccaacacccctttgccccccagcccaccctTCAACCCAGCCCccatcccccaaatcccccccagaccccccaaaccctcaaaacccccagcccccccaccccaaatcccctctgacccctcccagcccccctcgtttgccccaaccccccaacccccccaccccaaatctcccccagcccccctccagccccccagcccccccaccccaaatcccccctcttcccccagacccccccaaccccctcaccccaaatcccctccaacccccagccccccctcaccccagatgcccccagccccccagccccccctcccccaaggccCCCAATACCCCTTtgtccccccccaaccccccaccccaaatctgcccccagcccccctcaccccccaggccccccctcccccttaa